In a genomic window of Orcinus orca chromosome 12, mOrcOrc1.1, whole genome shotgun sequence:
- the LOC101270919 gene encoding LOW QUALITY PROTEIN: CD59 glycoprotein (The sequence of the model RefSeq protein was modified relative to this genomic sequence to represent the inferred CDS: inserted 1 base in 1 codon), with the protein MGSKGGFVPLGLLFILAVLCHVGHSLECYSSINPANGCTTVVSCSHNQDTCFIVKAMPPKTYYXCWMFDRCSLEAIAKGLGEKELQYRCCQENLCNKSDGTSISGKTALLGILLLVAVWRFCL; encoded by the exons ATGGGAAGCAAAGGAGGGTTCGTCCCGCTTGGGCTCCTGTTCATCCTGGCTGTCCTCTGCCATGTAGGTCACAGCCTGGAGTGCTACAGCAGTATTAACCCAGCTAATGGCTGCACTACAGTCGTCAGTTGTTCACATAATCAAGATACTTGTTTCATCGTTAAAGCCATGCCACCAAAAACTTACT AGTGTTGGATGTTTGACCGCTGCAGTTTGGAAGCCATTGCAAAAGGCTTAGGGGAGAAGGAGCTTCAGTACCGCTGCTGCCAGGAGAACCTGTGTAACAAAAGTGATGGGACGAGTATATCAGGGAAAACAGCTCTGCTGGGCATCCTGCTGCTGGTGGCAGTCTGGCGCTTTTGTCTCTAA